In Rhodococcus sp. OK302, one genomic interval encodes:
- a CDS encoding acetamidase/formamidase family protein, whose translation MEILQAGIDAGSAEHYLWCTPETISWGTLPTAATTPVLTVDSGRTITFDTVSQEGLMEDQGRDPVAYFGRHGVHRSNVLTDSIELAASGLRKPVPPKAPHVVLGPVHVRGAEPGDWLRVDFLEMTPRVPYGVISSRHQRGALPEILPRDFDGSIPAVFSKFCSLDDTADLAVFEFSSGTATIDVRPFMGLCGVTPAGDGPLSTIPPGPFGGNMDVREMVVGTSLYLPIQVDGAGFYLGDPHFAQGNGEIALTALEGSLRVTARLTVVKSLPQPRAAMPFVDTDDHWIILGMNESLDEAMRQCAELSVDFLSSHTGMTPSEAYLYLSAAGDFSVTQVVDLVKGVHCSIRKKDFRSLD comes from the coding sequence ATGGAAATACTCCAGGCCGGAATCGACGCGGGTTCCGCTGAGCACTACCTCTGGTGCACACCGGAAACGATCAGTTGGGGCACTCTTCCCACGGCAGCGACCACGCCGGTGCTCACCGTCGACAGCGGACGGACAATCACCTTCGACACCGTCTCTCAAGAGGGCCTGATGGAGGACCAAGGGCGCGACCCCGTGGCCTACTTCGGTCGACACGGAGTCCACCGCTCGAATGTGTTGACCGACTCCATCGAGTTGGCCGCATCGGGCCTCCGCAAACCCGTTCCACCCAAAGCTCCGCACGTGGTGCTCGGTCCCGTACACGTGCGTGGGGCCGAGCCGGGAGACTGGCTACGCGTCGACTTCCTCGAGATGACACCGCGAGTTCCGTACGGCGTGATTTCGAGCAGACATCAGCGCGGTGCATTACCGGAGATCCTGCCACGAGATTTCGACGGCAGCATTCCCGCCGTATTCAGCAAGTTCTGCTCACTCGACGACACCGCAGACCTCGCAGTCTTTGAATTCAGCAGTGGCACAGCAACAATTGACGTGCGGCCTTTCATGGGACTGTGCGGAGTGACACCCGCCGGCGACGGACCTCTGAGCACCATCCCGCCTGGTCCATTCGGCGGCAACATGGATGTGCGCGAGATGGTGGTCGGAACGTCGCTGTATCTACCGATTCAGGTGGACGGTGCGGGCTTCTATCTGGGTGACCCGCACTTCGCGCAGGGCAACGGCGAGATAGCACTCACTGCCCTCGAAGGGTCGCTTCGCGTCACTGCCAGGCTGACCGTCGTAAAGTCTCTGCCGCAGCCTCGAGCCGCAATGCCCTTTGTCGACACCGACGATCATTGGATCATTCTCGGGATGAACGAGAGCCTGGACGAGGCGATGCGCCAATGCGCAGAACTCTCGGTCGACTTCCTCTCCTCACACACCGGAATGACGCCGAGTGAGGCCTACCTGTATCTCAGTGCTGCGGGCGACTTTTCGGTGACGCAGGTGGTGGACCTCGTCAAAGGCGTCCACTGCTCGATTCGCAAGAAAGATTTCCGATCACTCGACTGA
- a CDS encoding sensor histidine kinase has protein sequence MRRFSLWLRGKPMIADCGLALLFFVLEIVAFVGSDRDERWPQLVLGLLICLPVVWRRKYPRVSAAAILLMSLTSTFIMWTTGSAAGEHPGLLALGVALYTLVAYVDRRTAAVYLGFLVVDTILSSLVVRQNVILGIIISALLFALAWITAEFFGARRAYDEEVAARLKVAEYDRDRRAEEAVATERTRIARELHDVVAHAVSVMIVQADGASYAVDTNPALAKKALGNISSTGRDALAELRRTVSLLRSEVSDDAMPQHGTAGIAKVVDMMRATGLQVRLELTGELDDISPSVSLGIHRLVQESLTNVLRHAGADPKARVTVRRTETAVLLEVIDNGSVRSAFIGGSGNGLVGMRERVHVLHGTLETGRRPDGSWRVYAELPLEIND, from the coding sequence ATGAGGAGGTTCAGCCTGTGGCTGCGGGGTAAACCGATGATCGCGGACTGTGGGCTGGCGCTGCTCTTCTTCGTCCTCGAGATTGTCGCTTTCGTGGGTTCAGACCGCGATGAGCGTTGGCCACAGCTTGTTCTCGGACTTCTGATCTGCCTGCCGGTCGTGTGGCGACGCAAGTACCCGCGTGTGTCGGCTGCAGCGATTCTCCTGATGTCGTTGACCAGCACGTTCATCATGTGGACGACAGGCAGTGCTGCAGGTGAGCATCCCGGTCTCCTGGCGCTCGGTGTCGCTCTCTATACGTTGGTGGCGTACGTCGACCGACGCACCGCTGCGGTCTACCTCGGTTTCCTCGTCGTCGACACCATTTTGTCCTCGTTGGTCGTGCGGCAGAACGTGATCCTCGGGATCATCATTTCTGCACTGCTGTTTGCCCTTGCCTGGATCACTGCTGAATTCTTCGGCGCAAGAAGGGCATACGACGAGGAAGTAGCGGCGCGTCTGAAGGTTGCCGAATACGATCGTGATCGACGCGCCGAAGAAGCTGTGGCAACGGAGCGCACGCGTATTGCCCGCGAACTCCACGACGTAGTCGCCCACGCGGTGAGCGTGATGATCGTCCAAGCCGACGGCGCTTCCTATGCCGTTGATACCAATCCCGCCCTGGCCAAAAAGGCGCTGGGCAACATCTCGAGTACCGGCCGTGACGCGCTCGCAGAACTGCGTCGCACCGTCTCACTTCTGCGATCCGAAGTCAGCGACGACGCGATGCCTCAGCACGGAACTGCCGGCATCGCCAAGGTCGTGGACATGATGCGCGCGACGGGGTTGCAGGTGCGGCTGGAATTGACCGGAGAACTCGACGACATCAGCCCGTCCGTCAGTTTGGGTATCCACCGCCTTGTTCAGGAATCGCTCACCAACGTATTGCGGCACGCCGGAGCAGATCCGAAAGCGCGAGTGACTGTGCGACGTACCGAGACCGCAGTTCTGCTCGAAGTGATCGACAACGGCTCTGTGAGATCCGCATTCATCGGAGGTTCGGGCAACGGATTGGTCGGGATGCGCGAGCGGGTCCATGTCTTGCATGGCACCCTCGAAACCGGTCGTCGCCCGGACGGCAGCTGGCGCGTGTACGCGGAACTGCCGCTCGAGATCAACGACTGA
- a CDS encoding allophanate hydrolase-related protein — protein MSPTTVLMFVNGQAMSGGSLNDALSSARFVGAVRTAPAYRFFSYDDVFPGLAPVEDGGWSVPGEIYEVSYTELREKLLPREPAELELSVIQLEDGRGSLSMVCRSLPSLTDSASEITSPGGWREHLATVATA, from the coding sequence ATGTCACCCACCACTGTCCTCATGTTCGTCAACGGCCAAGCGATGAGTGGAGGTTCACTCAACGACGCATTGTCTTCGGCGCGCTTCGTCGGTGCAGTGCGAACCGCTCCCGCCTACCGATTCTTTTCGTACGACGACGTATTTCCCGGACTCGCTCCCGTCGAGGACGGAGGTTGGTCCGTACCCGGCGAGATCTACGAGGTGTCGTACACCGAGTTGCGTGAGAAGCTTCTGCCGCGCGAGCCGGCCGAACTCGAGCTATCGGTGATCCAACTCGAGGACGGTCGCGGCTCGCTGAGCATGGTCTGCCGATCACTCCCCAGCCTCACGGACTCAGCCAGTGAAATCACCTCACCCGGTGGCTGGCGAGAGCACCTGGCAACTGTCGCGACCGCGTGA
- a CDS encoding GntR family transcriptional regulator: MSPLDSVIASRRGEPISARERVYLYLRQQITTGEFSGGTRLTEEQIADELGVSRTPIREALQRLTSEGLVERVRRGQLIVVDFDAQARTELHELRVAFDQVAAKLITTKTSSVEWDSLYAMLAPLDSALTEHGEGSAQYAIAHLEFHLAINRAAFCPITSSFLERQAFLYPTDDYVQQSGHEPVSQHRALLDELSSGDLDRATTAVRIHALRGHGNTTLS; this comes from the coding sequence ATGAGCCCGTTGGACAGCGTGATCGCAAGCCGTCGAGGCGAACCTATCAGTGCTCGGGAACGCGTGTATCTGTATCTTCGGCAACAGATCACCACCGGCGAGTTCAGCGGCGGAACTCGCTTGACCGAGGAACAGATCGCCGACGAGCTCGGCGTCAGCCGAACTCCCATTCGAGAAGCGTTGCAGCGGTTGACCAGTGAGGGTCTCGTCGAACGAGTTCGGCGTGGTCAGCTCATCGTTGTGGATTTCGATGCGCAGGCACGCACCGAACTGCACGAACTTCGGGTTGCGTTCGACCAGGTGGCAGCGAAGCTCATCACCACGAAAACCTCCAGCGTGGAATGGGATTCGCTGTACGCGATGCTGGCACCGCTCGACAGCGCATTGACCGAACACGGCGAGGGAAGCGCTCAGTACGCCATCGCACATCTCGAATTTCATCTGGCCATCAATCGGGCGGCATTCTGCCCAATTACCTCGTCGTTCCTGGAACGACAGGCATTCTTGTATCCCACCGACGATTACGTCCAGCAATCAGGACACGAACCGGTTTCCCAACATCGTGCCCTGCTCGACGAACTCTCCAGCGGCGACCTCGACCGTGCCACTACCGCAGTGCGTATCCACGCGCTACGTGGGCACGGCAACACCACTCTCAGCTGA
- a CDS encoding amidohydrolase family protein — MTQNFLPPPVASGQAVPTLHNATLTDGRIVDVHLVDGQVHDVIPAEGRALADGDLDLTGYLLLTAPAEPHAHLDKALSFDEIRPPPGNLGSAIEAWENHTPSLTVESIAERARQAALLLLGNGTTAVRSHVNLLRGDQPLRGIQALVKVRDELSSVMDIQLVAMTPYVVGDDAVHAALDLGVDFVGGHPHQTPDPSGNLQRLLAIARERRVGVDMHTDEQLNPKMLTLEELAHSVRDWPTTMPVTAGHCVSLGMVAPEVLARVIKSVKKSNIGIVSLPMTNLYLQGWDSPVAMPRGLTAARPLIDAGVRFAAGADNVRDPYNPLGRSDALETTMLLVAAGHLTVEEAYKAVSDAARDVMSLPRAGIKKGLQAELLAIRAGSLEEAVATAPQDRIVLHRGRVVSMSRTERAFCEF, encoded by the coding sequence GTGACTCAAAATTTTTTGCCACCGCCGGTAGCGAGCGGACAAGCAGTACCAACCCTGCACAATGCAACACTCACTGACGGACGGATCGTCGATGTTCACCTGGTCGACGGGCAGGTGCACGACGTCATACCAGCGGAAGGGCGAGCGCTCGCCGACGGCGACCTCGACCTCACCGGGTATCTTCTACTCACCGCGCCGGCAGAACCACACGCACATCTGGACAAGGCACTCTCGTTCGACGAAATCCGTCCGCCTCCAGGCAATCTGGGTTCCGCAATTGAAGCCTGGGAAAACCACACCCCGTCCCTGACCGTCGAAAGTATTGCCGAACGCGCCCGGCAGGCGGCACTACTTCTGTTGGGCAACGGAACAACCGCAGTACGCTCACACGTCAATTTGCTGCGGGGCGACCAGCCATTGCGCGGAATCCAAGCACTGGTGAAAGTTCGTGACGAACTGTCGAGCGTCATGGATATTCAGCTCGTCGCGATGACGCCGTACGTCGTGGGTGACGACGCGGTTCATGCTGCTCTTGACCTTGGTGTCGACTTCGTCGGCGGACATCCACACCAAACCCCAGACCCCAGCGGAAACCTGCAACGGCTCCTTGCAATTGCGCGTGAACGCCGCGTCGGCGTCGACATGCACACCGACGAGCAACTCAACCCGAAGATGCTCACTCTCGAGGAGCTCGCACACTCCGTTCGGGATTGGCCGACGACGATGCCGGTAACTGCGGGTCATTGCGTCAGCCTGGGAATGGTCGCGCCGGAAGTGCTTGCGAGAGTGATCAAGTCTGTGAAAAAGAGCAACATCGGGATCGTCAGCCTGCCGATGACCAACCTGTATCTCCAAGGCTGGGATAGCCCGGTGGCAATGCCGCGTGGTCTGACCGCTGCCAGACCGTTGATCGATGCCGGCGTACGGTTCGCGGCCGGCGCCGACAACGTCCGTGACCCCTACAACCCCCTCGGACGCAGTGATGCGCTGGAAACAACGATGTTGCTCGTCGCAGCCGGGCACCTGACCGTCGAAGAGGCTTACAAGGCCGTAAGCGACGCCGCCCGTGATGTCATGTCACTGCCTCGGGCGGGCATCAAGAAGGGGCTGCAGGCAGAACTCCTAGCCATCCGTGCGGGGAGCCTCGAAGAAGCAGTCGCGACGGCACCGCAGGATCGGATTGTTCTCCATCGAGGAAGGGTGGTATCGATGAGCCGGACCGAACGAGCATTCTGCGAGTTCTGA
- the allB gene encoding allantoinase AllB translates to MSSPAIPDLIVTGGTVVSHDGRRRLDIAIADGRILAVGDNLVVEGVPTVDATGLLVLPGLVDMHVHLREPGMTEKEDFASGTSAAAAGGVTTVVDMPNTKPPVATAERYRQKLDLVENKAYVDFGLYGMLDHENSDEIAEMAELGAMGFKLFMGQTTGDNRCPNDAAIFRGLEAAAAADLVVGVHAENDHLLRMFGDRLQASGRKDPRAHLEGRPAFVEVEAITRIITMATEAKTKLHIHHLSTAVGLQRVMDLRAQGHRVSVEALVSHLFLNEDAYDTYGNLIKLNPPIRPATDVAALWDGIDRGAVDIIATDHAPHTAHEQAETDVWKAYGGFIGVETMLPLMLTAAAQGKLTVEDIVRLCSYTPAQRWSMADKGQIAPGFDADFVLVDAEAEVVLDQSSLHSKHNVTPYDGWALTGSVVATYLRGGLVYEKGEVLGAPRGRQVRPTRVPAESVH, encoded by the coding sequence ATGTCTTCTCCCGCAATCCCGGACCTCATCGTCACCGGCGGAACCGTGGTCTCCCACGACGGCCGCCGCCGCCTAGACATCGCCATCGCAGACGGACGCATCCTCGCAGTCGGCGACAACCTCGTTGTCGAGGGAGTGCCGACCGTCGATGCAACGGGGCTACTCGTTCTGCCGGGTCTGGTGGACATGCACGTTCATCTGCGCGAGCCCGGAATGACGGAGAAGGAGGACTTCGCAAGCGGCACGTCGGCTGCAGCGGCCGGCGGCGTCACAACTGTGGTGGACATGCCCAACACCAAACCCCCCGTCGCAACGGCCGAGCGGTACCGGCAGAAGCTGGACCTGGTAGAAAACAAGGCCTACGTGGACTTCGGGCTGTACGGAATGCTCGATCACGAAAACTCCGACGAAATCGCGGAAATGGCGGAGTTGGGCGCCATGGGTTTCAAACTGTTCATGGGCCAGACGACCGGTGACAACCGTTGTCCCAACGACGCCGCGATCTTCCGCGGACTCGAGGCAGCAGCTGCCGCCGATCTCGTCGTCGGCGTGCACGCGGAAAATGATCATCTGCTGCGCATGTTCGGTGACCGCCTCCAGGCGTCCGGTCGCAAGGATCCGCGTGCTCACCTCGAAGGCAGGCCCGCGTTCGTCGAAGTCGAGGCAATTACGCGCATCATCACTATGGCAACCGAAGCCAAGACCAAGCTGCACATCCATCACCTGTCGACGGCTGTCGGGCTGCAACGCGTGATGGATCTGCGTGCGCAGGGGCATCGGGTCAGTGTCGAAGCGCTTGTCTCGCATCTGTTCCTCAACGAGGATGCCTACGACACCTACGGAAATCTGATCAAGCTCAACCCGCCGATTCGCCCGGCCACCGACGTGGCCGCACTGTGGGACGGGATCGACCGCGGGGCCGTCGACATCATTGCCACCGATCATGCTCCGCATACTGCCCACGAGCAGGCCGAGACAGATGTGTGGAAGGCGTACGGCGGATTTATCGGCGTGGAAACGATGCTTCCGTTGATGCTCACCGCCGCTGCTCAGGGCAAACTGACGGTCGAAGACATTGTGCGCCTGTGCTCGTACACCCCGGCGCAACGCTGGTCGATGGCAGACAAGGGGCAGATCGCACCCGGTTTCGACGCAGACTTCGTACTCGTCGACGCAGAAGCCGAAGTGGTTCTCGACCAATCTTCGCTTCATTCCAAGCACAACGTCACTCCGTATGACGGTTGGGCACTGACCGGCAGTGTTGTCGCGACTTACCTGCGCGGCGGGCTGGTCTACGAGAAGGGCGAAGTTCTCGGTGCGCCCCGTGGCCGTCAGGTTCGGCCGACGCGTGTGCCGGCCGAGTCCGTGCACTGA